ATAATGAACTCAAGCACCCAAAGAGTTATGAGGCATACATATCAGGGAGTAAATTATAACAATGAGAATAGTGAGGCAAGCTAAATAAGAAAAACCTGTATTGGGGCTAGGTTTGGGGGAAGCATCAATCCTGCGTCATCGCCATGTGTCATGATAATACCGCCAATAAACCGGGTGCTAATTGCCCATGAAGTTTGCCACACATGCCGCCTTTCACCATTTTCATCCATGAACTGAGAATGCACCCATTTTATCAGACAGTAGAATTTCCAGCATATTGCATATGCGTGGAAGCAAATACTTTCACATGTTATACAAGAAGCCTATTGTTAAGAAattgctttttttttaatttgatgacAAACCGTATCAGCTGCAGTCCTCATGCACAATGATTTTGCCAAAAATTTACAATTTGAAAAGAAGCATAAAATTATGTACAAAGTAATTGTTGCAGGTTGGAATGTCAAGAACAAGTATAAAACATGCTGAACAATAATGTTCTCCGTGAAGTACTATAGGAAAGGCCCTTTAACCAACACAGATGTGCCTCTCGAGCAAAATAACGACATTAAGTGAACATTGAAAGGAGATGCTCCAGGAAGTCTTTAATAAGCAGCTAACAACCTGTGTCCCAAATGCACGTGAAAAATTCTGCCCAAGGTTGTGGCTAGTTCCAGCTTGCAAAGCTTTTCGGTCACCCATCATCGCTTCAATGGTATAGGTCTTTGAGGCACCGGCAAAGGTCTCCACCTTTGATTTACGACCCACAACAACAGGTATTGCAGCTTGCTCATAGGCAAATTTTGTGTACACATCAATCATCTGCATTGCCTGCAGTTCTACAGCATGGAGTTCATTAGCTGCAAGCCTGAATATATAAAACCATCTATCCAGTATACCAGTTATATTTAACAAAGAGGGATTAACCTCCGCTTCTGCCTCCTCGGGACTGGCATGAGCTGTGTGACCTTCCTGCCAGAGAAATTCCAGAGTTCTCACAAATGGTTTAGTGCGCATTTCCCATCTTGTCACATTTGCCCACTAAAACAAATCGAACAGTTAAATAAGAGACCGCTATGCTCCTCCTGACTGTAAAGGAAACAGATGCACAAAAACCTGGTTGATCATTAGTGGAAGATCGCGGTAACTATGAATCCACTGAGTGAACATGTGGTTGACAATTGTTTCACTTGTGGGTCGAACCTGCCAGAACCTCAAGAAGTACAATTATCAAAATGTACACTCGCCAATATCCTTAAATAAATCAGTATATAGATCAATTTTGAGAAAATTGATGAATCCGCAAGAAGAAGGGAAATAAGAACACTAAAATATCATAACCACTAATATCTACCACGAGCTTTTCTTCAAGCTCCTTTCCTCCTCCAACTGTGACGAGAGCTAATTCTGGACTAAAGCCTTCAACATGGCTAGCTTCTTTCTCAATGAATGAGTATGGGATAAACTGCAATCATAATGAATTTAGAAGTTGTAAGTTTAGTCTGATTACCATGCCAGGACAAAAACATGCATCTAACTCCTAATTAGTTAGTCAACCAACAAAGGGACAATCATCACAATTACAGTAAGTCTCAAGAATGATTAGCTTAGAGATCTActtactattttctttttcctaaaagaaagaaacaagTTTTATTAGGAAGGGGATGAATTGATACAAGGGGATGAGTAATCCCCTCAAAGCGATGACACCTTTAGCTAAACTAAAGATACAACTCCAATCTCTGGCAATATCTGAAACACTTTACCCTTTAGTCACATGAAACTACCAAGATTAAACCGAAACAAATAATTGATTCGACATGGCAGAATCTACTGCCTGCCCACTGGTTTGAGTCGTTTGACACACGACGTACTTAACTCTTGGCCACAATTTATTAATGCTTCCAAACACACATTTAAAAAACTTCCAGTGATTAGGAAAACTAACAAGTTCATTCATTCAGGAAAGTGAATCACCCTCATTCCAACACACCACCATTGCAGCCGCTATAACCAAGAATTTGATATAACTAATCAAATGAATATTCAATACTACTAAACTCACCTGAGGGAAATACATATTACTATGACCAGTCTCCTTAAACTTCACATTCAAATAATCCTGCACCAATTAAGAAGCCAATTAGCACGCAGCTTCGAAACCTAACTAAATAGAACCGGAAGCAACGTAGCAGACCTGAATTGCTTCCCAAATTGCGTAGCCGTAGGGACGAATAACCATGGTTCCGCGAACGGGGCCATAATCAGCTAACTCAGCGTTGGCGATTATGTCCAAGTACCAGGCGTTGAAGTCCTGCGATCGAGGAGTGATAACTCGATCCTTCTCCGGCTGCAGCCTCGGCTTCTGCGAGGCAGGTTCGATTTCAGGAGGAGTTGCGGCGATCTCCTTCTCGACGGTGCTGCTTTGTACGGAGAATTTTGCGGCGGAGACGGAACGGAGCTGGCGGCAGAAGTGATAGCGTGGAAGCgccgcggcggcggaggagagaGAAGTGAGGGGGGGGAGCCTGAGAGTGAGAGCCCCCATTTCGTGGTGGTGGTGTTGCAGACTCGAGAGTGAGACTTCGTATTTGGTTGCTGCATTTGAGATGAGGTATAAATCGCTATAAcgtttttttcttattttagacCACAACGTTTTTCCATTGTAAAGTAAAACAGCTCTAAAAATCACCGTTGATATTCAAAATTGTTTTCTTATCAAATTTTTTACTATGATTGTTTGTTTAATTGAAGATTATGAAATTTAACCTGATTTTCCTGGAGATTATATTGTAAGTTTAATGATCATGtcatctttgttttttttatcataagcTTTGAAATTTATCGAGAGTATTTTGTCAAATTTATCTGTAATTTAGCTTGATTTTCGGAAGATGACCTATGACCTTTGTTCAAAAAATAAGTCGTATATgagaatattaatattatatttttatttatagtttttaaaaataattattatgaaGTGATTGATTGATCGGTGCTCAAAtttaatgataaaattaataaattttaaagttGAGGATGTAACTGATAAAATAGTTGACATAGGCATAAGAATCTGATATTCAACTTTTTCAACACAAAGATTTGAATTGAaacatagtactactacttcTTACAAAATGATAGCTGAAAAGCTAGTTGACAAATTCAACAGTCAATCAGTTGACCAAATAACAAGTAATCATCAATCTACAAGTAAGCAAATGATAGCTGAAAAGCTAGTTGACAAATTCAACAGTCAATCAGTTGACCAAATAACAAGTAATCATCAATCTACAAGTAAGCTTCAGCCATGCTAAACCAGATTATCAGGAACTTCACTTGAGCTTAGGCGACTCGATCATCGTCATCAGATCAGAAAGACAGTCATCCTCCCAGTTCATCGCATAAGGCACCTTTGGCGACTGAGGAGATCGACAAGCAGGCGAACAGCAGCTAGGAAGCTCAATCAGCAGCATCTCTTCCGTTGTAGAATGTTTCAGCTGAAATATTAGTATGGTCAGTTCCAACTTTTGCTGATGATGAAATTACACGAAAAAAAAGCTACCTTCTTCGAACAAATTGGAGGAGTAGCCTTCCTTGGTGATGGAAGTTCAGCAATATCTGCAATCAAATAACAAAAACTAATATTACTCACTAGAAACAATAATGGGATAATCAAGTTGACCAAAATTCTGTTAAGTACCATTAGCCAGTCCCACTGTCTTCAAGAAGTAGTCCTTGTCAACGGTCTTCATCTGGGCTTTGATGCACTCCTGATGATTGTGTAGAAATCCCTCTTCTGCAACAGCATTCAGTTTTGGGATCTGCTTCGGGCGTGGCATAGCCGAGTTTGTGAGGTCACCGAGTGCTTTCCTACCACCAACTCTTCCTTTCTCAGCTGCCTTGGATGATTTTCCTTTCACAGTTGCAGGATCTTTCTTTATGAAGCTATCTTTCTTCATGGAGGGAAGAGCAGAAGGGTTTCTTGAGTTTGATATGTCGTTAAGTGCTTTCCTTCCACCAAGAGCTCCTCCTCTCGTACCTGCTTTGGTTACATCAGTCTTTCCCACAGGAGTAGTGCCTGCGCACAAATCAACACATGAGCGaatgtctatcatagattgattaaaattaaatattcttcAAAAGAGTGTTGTTTATGGAACAGTTACCATTGTAGAGAAAGTTTTGGTTCTGATCTTGGATCAGACGATGAGCCGGGGTTGCCATGAGTGCTTGTTTTCAGTAGAGAGACAGCAAATCAAAGTGGATTCTGAGAAGCAAAAGAAACAAAGAACTATAACCCTTCCACAAAGTGAATGGCAATATGGTTATGGCATATCTATATGCTAAAAAAAATAAGGAACCAGCCAAAAAATCAAGAACTAGAATCATTCCACAAGATTATCTGAGAAGCAACACGGCTTTGATCTTGATTCCCACCAAAT
This sequence is a window from Salvia splendens isolate huo1 chromosome 5, SspV2, whole genome shotgun sequence. Protein-coding genes within it:
- the LOC121802017 gene encoding proline--tRNA ligase, chloroplastic/mitochondrial-like isoform X1 translates to MGALTLRLPPLTSLSSAAAALPRYHFCRQLRSVSAAKFSVQSSTVEKEIAATPPEIEPASQKPRLQPEKDRVITPRSQDFNAWYLDIIANAELADYGPVRGTMVIRPYGYAIWEAIQDYLNVKFKETGHSNMYFPQFIPYSFIEKEASHVEGFSPELALVTVGGGKELEEKLVVRPTSETIVNHMFTQWIHSYRDLPLMINQWANVTRWEMRTKPFVRTLEFLWQEGHTAHASPEEAEAEVNPSLLNITELQAMQMIDVYTKFAYEQAAIPVVVGRKSKVETFAGASKTYTIEAMMGDRKALQAGTSHNLGQNFSRAFGTQFMDENGERRHVWQTSWAISTRFIGGIIMTHGDDAGLMLPPNLAPIQVVVVPIWKKADEKAGVLGAASSVKETLQAAGIKVKLDDADQRTPGWKFNFWEMKGVPLRIEIGPRDVSNGSVVVCRRDIPGKQGKVFGISMESSTLVAYVKGKLDEVQSSLLESAKSFRDSNIVDVSSYCELKEAIAQGKWARGPWSASDSEELKVKEETGATIRCFPFEQPEGAKKCLMTGNPAEEVAIFAKSY
- the LOC121802614 gene encoding uncharacterized protein LOC121802614; the encoded protein is MATPAHRLIQDQNQNFLYNGTTPVGKTDVTKAGTRGGALGGRKALNDISNSRNPSALPSMKKDSFIKKDPATVKGKSSKAAEKGRVGGRKALGDLTNSAMPRPKQIPKLNAVAEEGFLHNHQECIKAQMKTVDKDYFLKTVGLANDIAELPSPRKATPPICSKKLKHSTTEEMLLIELPSCCSPACRSPQSPKVPYAMNWEDDCLSDLMTMIESPKLK
- the LOC121802017 gene encoding proline--tRNA ligase, chloroplastic/mitochondrial-like isoform X2 codes for the protein MGALTLRLPPLTSLSSAAAALPRYHFCRQLRSVSAAKFSVQSSTVEKEIAATPPEIEPASQKPRLQPEKDRVITPRSQDFNAWYLDIIANAELADYGPVRGTMVIRPYGYAIWEAIQDYLNVKFKETGHSNMYFPQFIPYSFIEKEASHVEGFSPELALVTVGGGKELEEKLVVRPTSETIVNHMFTQWIHSYRDLPLMINQWANVTRWEMRTKPFVRTLEFLWQEGHTAHASPEEAEAEAMQMIDVYTKFAYEQAAIPVVVGRKSKVETFAGASKTYTIEAMMGDRKALQAGTSHNLGQNFSRAFGTQFMDENGERRHVWQTSWAISTRFIGGIIMTHGDDAGLMLPPNLAPIQVVVVPIWKKADEKAGVLGAASSVKETLQAAGIKVKLDDADQRTPGWKFNFWEMKGVPLRIEIGPRDVSNGSVVVCRRDIPGKQGKVFGISMESSTLVAYVKGKLDEVQSSLLESAKSFRDSNIVDVSSYCELKEAIAQGKWARGPWSASDSEELKVKEETGATIRCFPFEQPEGAKKCLMTGNPAEEVAIFAKSY